From the genome of Bacteroidota bacterium:
GGATGATATGAAAAATCGTTTACCTTAACCCTGCAATCCTCTGCTCCCGGGTTTAGTGATGGGAATTGCTGCAAGCGACGCCGGAATTTCTTCGGCTGGATACGTCTGAACATCCATTTCCATCACGGAATAGAACTTTGCATCGAATTGTGCCTTACCGTTACTTCGATCAACAATGCATCCGATACCGACAAGTTTCGCATCAGCAGCAGTCACTAATGTACATACCTCATCCACTGAACCGCCGGTCGTGACAACATCTTCCACAACCAATACACGCTCCCCTTTCTTCACACCAAATCCGCGCCGTAATTTCATTACTCCGTTTTCCCGTTCGGCAAAAATCGTTCTCACTCCTAAGACCCGGCCAACTTCCGTCCCGACAACAATGCCGCCGACAGCAGGTGAAATGACAACTTCAACTTCACTGTATTCGTAATGTTTTGCAATATCACCGGCCAACAGATGCAGATATTTCGGATACTGCAGTACCTTGGCACATTGAAAATAATGCGGGCTGTGAAGTCCCGATGTAAGAACAAAATGTCCTTCCAATAATGCGTCGGTATCTTTAAATATCTGCAGGATCTGATCTTTGGGTAATTTCATGTCGTCTCTGGTTATTAATGGTTGTTGTTACCACTCGTCTTCAAGTTCTTCTAATTCTTCACGTAATTCTTTTGCCGTCTTTTCATCGTTTTGACTAACAGCAAGATCCATCCCTTTACGGTAGAACTTCTTTGCTTCTTGCGTTTTATTCATTTTTCCCAGTAACTGTGCCAATTGGTGATAGGCCGGAAGATATACATTATCTCGTTGGATTAACGCTTCAAGAATCTCGATTGCCGTCAACGGTTCGTTGATACCGCTATATTCCAATGCCAAAGCATATTGCGAAAAAGAATCGGATGGGTCTTTGGCGATGATCTCTTTCAATTTTTCAATGCGTTGTTCGCTTGCCATACATAAACCTATACTTGTGATTATATGAGTGAATTGATCTGGGCGGCCAAAGAAAAATCTTTTTCTGTTAAACCCCCAGCGCTGTGCGTTGAAAGCACCAGCGTCACCGTATTCCATCGAATATCAATATCGGGATGATGATCTGCTTTTTCTGAAAGCAACGCAACAGATTGAACAAAACCCATGGCCTGAACAAAATCTTTCAAAACGACTGTTCGGCTAATGGTCTTTCCTTTTTGTTTCCAGTCGTTAATAGACTGCAATCTGTCAGTGATTTGTTGTTTGCTCAAAAGCGCCACACTGATCCCGTATTAAGAAGATGGTAAAAATTAATTGATTGAATATAATTAAGTTTTGGTGAGGATGCCAGGAATAGGTAATAACAAAAACCAAAAGAATGACTATTTTAAGAAGGATTTCACTGATTTTGACAAGAACTCTACGATACGCGAATCTTTTTTTTGCTTCGCATCAGAATATGTGCTCAGGTGGGTTCTGAGGTTATTGGGGGAATGAACATCGGTAAAGGGTAGTCTGTGTAAGAATAATAAGAATGGATCCCTGAATTAAAGCATCTGAAAATGGTTCTTCAACTTTCGAACCGATCAATGATTGATGCTTTATCGTTATGGATGTATTCATGTCAAGGTTGATCAATTCAATCCTTGAGGATGAAGAAATAATGAGCTCCCTTCCAGAGACATTAATCGTCTTCCACGATTCTTTCGATGATAACTTGATTGATCTTACATAATTTCCAAATCGATCGAATATGATCACTGTCTTGCCATCGAGCACAATCACTTCATTTTCTGCTGTAACAGTAATATCCCTCGGATCGATCAATCTGCCTTTAGAATCAGCAAACGTTCCAAACTCACGTTCAAATTGTCCTCGGGAATTTACAGTAATCACCCGTCTTCCATCGTTATCCAGAATATACAAATCCCCCTGGTTCGACGTTGCCGTGGCTATTGGTTGAAACCTCCCTGATGATTGCGGAAGAATATTCTCATCATACGTTTGAATATAATTGAAATTCTTGTCATACCGCTGGACACGTCTATTATTTGCATCCACCACAAGGATATCAAGCAAAAAAGATGAAGAAATGTCTGTTGGAAAATCGAAAGCATCATTTCCCCATCCCAAACCACCGAGTGTCTTTAAAATGGAATTCTGTTGCGAAATGACATACAAGGAATTGGATGACTGGTCAATAACAAACACCTTTCCATCCGGTGCCGCAGAGATGCTGGTTGCTTTTTGGAACAATTGCTGCGACGATTCCACTATTATAGATTGGATAGAATCAGGTTGAACTAACAAGAAAATGAACGTTAAAGCAATCATACGTCAATATACAAAATAGTCTGTTCAGATCGTCTGTTTAAAACACAAATGCCCTTGACGAATCAAGGGCATTTGCACAATGCGAAGAGAAGTCTCTTCCGTTATTCACGAAAGGATTACTTCATCAACATCATTTTCTTTACTTGTTCGAATGAACCTGCATTCATTTGGTAGAAATAAATACCGCTTGCAACAGGTTTACCGAAGCTGTCTTTGCCATTCCATGTAGCACGGTGTGTACCGGCTTCATGAACGTCGTTGATGATGGAAGCAACTTTCTGACCGAGAATATTGAAAATAGAGATTTCAACATTGCTACGAACTGGAACGTTGTATTCAATCACTGTGGACGGGTTGAATGGGTTTGGATAGTTTTGACCAAGTGTAAATTCACCAGGCATAACATCACCGACAGGTTTCACAGAAGATACACTCTGAAAGAATGAATTGGAAACCGCTCCGATATCAGAGATCCATTGATATTTTGGATCATCGCCCGGTGCTTTCGACGTATCACTGCGGAATTGCAATGTTGCAACGTCAAATGCAAAGAATGCCGTGTTGAATGTAGCTCCAAGGTTTTTCACACCGTACACATTTGCACCATCAGCTGTTTTGAAGAGAGCTTTTGCAGTTGCGGTTGGTGTCATGAAAT
Proteins encoded in this window:
- a CDS encoding NHL repeat-containing protein; amino-acid sequence: MIALTFIFLLVQPDSIQSIIVESSQQLFQKATSISAAPDGKVFVIDQSSNSLYVISQQNSILKTLGGLGWGNDAFDFPTDISSSFLLDILVVDANNRRVQRYDKNFNYIQTYDENILPQSSGRFQPIATATSNQGDLYILDNDGRRVITVNSRGQFEREFGTFADSKGRLIDPRDITVTAENEVIVLDGKTVIIFDRFGNYVRSIKLSSKESWKTINVSGRELIISSSSRIELINLDMNTSITIKHQSLIGSKVEEPFSDALIQGSILIILTQTTLYRCSFPQ
- the pyrE gene encoding orotate phosphoribosyltransferase, which produces MKLPKDQILQIFKDTDALLEGHFVLTSGLHSPHYFQCAKVLQYPKYLHLLAGDIAKHYEYSEVEVVISPAVGGIVVGTEVGRVLGVRTIFAERENGVMKLRRGFGVKKGERVLVVEDVVTTGGSVDEVCTLVTAADAKLVGIGCIVDRSNGKAQFDAKFYSVMEMDVQTYPAEEIPASLAAIPITKPGSRGLQG
- a CDS encoding 4a-hydroxytetrahydrobiopterin dehydratase, which produces MALLSKQQITDRLQSINDWKQKGKTISRTVVLKDFVQAMGFVQSVALLSEKADHHPDIDIRWNTVTLVLSTHSAGGLTEKDFSLAAQINSLI